In Marisediminicola antarctica, one DNA window encodes the following:
- a CDS encoding YeiH family protein, with amino-acid sequence MARVTGAGVRALLPGLATAASAVLVAWMLHLGLPWLPMLTAAVVLGIVVGQLPWFAPALDHALKPGIRFSAKTLMRAGVVLLGLKLSLGDIAGLGAVAILAIVALVIVTFFGTWALGILMRLPGSEPLLVAAGFSICGASAIGAMSAATRSKPEEQATPVALVTLCGTLAIAVLPALQAPLGLSNADFGHWVGASVHDVGQVVATAQTAGSAALAIAVVVKLTRVLMLAPMVTVASVAVRRREAASAASARASAQAAAASTPGTAPGATPAANSDDRAQPAARIPVIPLFVLGFLAAVLLNSVVSLPEPMLAGADAVQTVLLAAALFALGTSVRIRSLVRTGWRALIVGLSSWLLIAVLAYAAVWL; translated from the coding sequence GTGGCTCGCGTGACCGGCGCCGGAGTGAGAGCCCTCCTGCCGGGGCTCGCGACGGCGGCATCCGCTGTGCTCGTCGCGTGGATGCTGCACCTCGGGCTTCCCTGGCTGCCGATGCTCACCGCGGCTGTCGTGCTCGGCATCGTCGTCGGGCAGCTGCCGTGGTTCGCCCCGGCGCTCGACCACGCGCTGAAGCCCGGAATCCGCTTCTCGGCCAAGACGCTCATGCGCGCGGGCGTCGTGCTGCTCGGGCTGAAGCTCAGCCTCGGCGACATCGCGGGGCTTGGAGCCGTGGCGATCCTGGCGATCGTCGCCCTCGTGATCGTGACCTTCTTCGGAACCTGGGCTCTCGGCATCCTGATGCGCCTGCCGGGCAGTGAGCCGCTGCTGGTCGCGGCCGGCTTCTCGATCTGCGGCGCCTCCGCGATCGGGGCGATGAGCGCGGCGACCCGCAGCAAGCCGGAGGAGCAGGCCACACCGGTCGCCCTCGTCACCCTTTGCGGAACCCTCGCGATCGCCGTGCTCCCGGCGCTGCAGGCGCCTCTCGGACTGTCCAACGCCGACTTCGGGCACTGGGTCGGAGCGAGCGTGCACGACGTTGGGCAGGTCGTCGCCACCGCGCAGACGGCCGGATCCGCGGCGCTCGCGATCGCCGTCGTGGTCAAGCTCACCCGCGTGCTGATGCTCGCGCCGATGGTGACGGTCGCCTCGGTGGCCGTGCGCCGCCGGGAGGCGGCCTCCGCAGCATCCGCCCGAGCATCCGCCCAGGCCGCCGCAGCATCCACCCCCGGCACCGCTCCGGGAGCCACCCCCGCGGCGAATTCGGACGACCGCGCACAGCCCGCCGCACGCATCCCCGTGATCCCGCTGTTCGTGCTCGGCTTCCTCGCCGCGGTGCTGCTGAACTCCGTCGTGTCCCTGCCGGAGCCCATGCTCGCGGGCGCGGATGCCGTGCAGACGGTGCTGCTCGCCGCCGCACTGTTCGCCCTCGGAACGAGCGTGCGCATCCGCTCCCTGGTCCGCACCGGCTGGCGCGCACTCATCGTCGGGCTCTCCTCCTGGCTGCTCATCGCGGTGCTCGCCTATGCAGCGGTGTGGCTCTGA
- a CDS encoding type II toxin-antitoxin system HipA family toxin, with product MTTSERLFVWIWLPGATEPVVVGAVTQEGSLVSFTYGQSYLARPDRISLYTPELPLKAGRHEPGDGLNIAGALRDGSPDRWGRGVIERRRDAAPNSLSEVDYMLSSGSNRFGALDFQRSRDAYAARDDSATLDELHSAAIILDEGRELSAGLDAALLHGTSLGGARPKATLTGPDGSEWLAKFASSDDRVFAAVNAEGAMLELARRAGMDVPESRVVSSLGKEVLLVRRFDRDGGTRRHVVSGLTMSTTDQMYARYVSYPQILDVLRQYAADPAQPGPELFRRIAMNIAISNNDDHARNHAAFWNGQTLTLTPAYDLTPGQRSGDSFRQAMAYGRDQGGAPGEKKSNFAALVAESETYGLSGSAARDVVDQLVASIEDNWDDAADAARLSAADKQKLREKQVLPRAAFFD from the coding sequence ATGACGACTTCTGAGCGACTCTTCGTCTGGATATGGCTACCGGGGGCAACAGAGCCCGTCGTCGTCGGGGCGGTCACCCAAGAGGGCTCGCTGGTCTCTTTCACGTACGGGCAGAGCTATCTGGCACGACCCGACCGCATCAGCCTTTACACGCCTGAGCTACCGCTCAAGGCAGGGAGGCACGAGCCCGGCGATGGCCTGAACATCGCTGGTGCACTCCGGGACGGTAGCCCAGACCGCTGGGGTCGCGGTGTCATCGAACGTCGGCGCGATGCCGCGCCCAACTCGCTCAGCGAGGTCGACTACATGCTGAGCTCGGGCTCAAACCGCTTCGGCGCGCTTGATTTCCAGCGCAGCCGCGATGCGTACGCAGCCCGAGACGACTCGGCGACTCTCGACGAGCTGCACAGCGCAGCCATCATTCTCGACGAAGGCCGCGAACTCTCGGCAGGCCTCGACGCGGCCCTGCTCCATGGGACCAGTCTGGGCGGTGCCCGACCGAAGGCCACGTTGACGGGCCCCGATGGGAGCGAATGGCTCGCAAAGTTTGCTTCGTCGGATGACCGGGTATTCGCTGCCGTCAACGCGGAGGGGGCGATGCTTGAGCTCGCTCGCCGCGCAGGTATGGATGTGCCGGAGAGCCGAGTCGTTTCCTCGCTCGGCAAAGAGGTGCTCCTCGTCCGCCGTTTCGATCGAGACGGAGGGACCCGCCGTCACGTTGTTTCCGGTCTCACAATGTCGACGACCGATCAGATGTACGCGCGATACGTGTCGTACCCGCAGATTCTCGACGTGCTGCGACAGTACGCCGCTGATCCCGCGCAGCCCGGCCCGGAACTGTTCCGACGCATCGCCATGAACATTGCCATTAGCAACAACGACGACCACGCCCGCAACCACGCAGCATTCTGGAACGGCCAGACACTGACGCTGACACCGGCTTACGACCTCACACCCGGCCAGCGCTCGGGAGATAGCTTCCGTCAGGCGATGGCTTACGGGCGGGACCAGGGTGGGGCGCCGGGCGAGAAGAAATCGAACTTCGCCGCGCTGGTCGCCGAATCCGAGACCTATGGACTGTCGGGCTCAGCAGCCCGTGATGTCGTCGACCAGCTCGTGGCGAGCATCGAGGACAACTGGGACGATGCAGCGGACGCCGCGCGTCTGTCGGCTGCCGACAAGCAGAAGCTCAGGGAGAAGCAGGTGCTGCCGAGGGCGGCATTCTTCGACTAA
- the gltX gene encoding glutamate--tRNA ligase, whose translation MPASFTSASGSDVRVRFCPSPTGTPHVGLIRTALFNWAYARHTGGKLIFRIEDTDAARDSEESYGQLLEAMSWLALDWDEGVDVGGPHGPYRQSLRTGIYRDIIEQLRASGHLYESFATGEEIEARNIAAGRDPKQGYDNFERDLTDEQRAAHLEEGRVPALRLRVPDTELSFDDLVRGPITFPVGSFTDFVVVRPNGAPLYTFVNPVDDALMGITHVLRGEDLLSSTPRQIALYHALIEIGVATAIPRFGHLPYVMGEGNKKLSKRDPESNLFLHRDRGFLPEGLLNYLSLLGWSLTHDRDVFTTEEMIAAFDVTDVNPNPARFDLKKAESINGDHIRMLPVDEFARRLAPYLGELVSLPEDEPMLRAAAPLVQERMQLLGEAPGLLAFLFTADDEIAWDADALPKADARPTLDAALAALSALEDWTTETTEDALRTALIDGLGLKPRIAFGPVRSAISGRRISPPLFESMELLGKASTIARIERLAATL comes from the coding sequence ATGCCTGCTTCCTTCACCTCCGCATCCGGTAGCGACGTTCGCGTGCGCTTCTGCCCGTCGCCGACCGGAACCCCGCACGTCGGGCTCATCCGCACGGCCCTGTTCAACTGGGCCTACGCGCGCCACACCGGCGGCAAGCTGATCTTCCGCATCGAGGACACGGATGCCGCGCGCGACAGCGAGGAGAGCTACGGGCAGCTGCTCGAGGCGATGAGCTGGCTCGCGCTCGACTGGGACGAGGGCGTCGACGTCGGCGGTCCGCACGGCCCCTACCGGCAGTCGCTGCGCACGGGCATCTACCGCGACATCATCGAGCAGCTGCGCGCGAGCGGGCACCTCTACGAGAGCTTCGCGACGGGCGAGGAGATCGAGGCGCGCAACATCGCCGCCGGCCGCGACCCCAAGCAGGGGTACGACAACTTCGAGCGCGACCTGACCGACGAGCAGCGCGCCGCCCACTTGGAGGAGGGCCGCGTTCCCGCGCTCCGGCTGCGCGTGCCCGACACCGAGCTGTCGTTCGACGACCTCGTGCGCGGCCCGATCACGTTCCCGGTCGGCAGCTTCACCGACTTCGTCGTCGTCCGCCCCAATGGCGCCCCGCTCTACACGTTCGTGAACCCGGTCGACGACGCGCTCATGGGCATCACCCACGTGCTGCGCGGCGAGGACCTGCTCTCGTCCACACCGCGGCAGATCGCGCTGTACCACGCGCTCATCGAGATCGGCGTGGCCACGGCGATCCCGCGCTTCGGACACCTGCCCTACGTGATGGGGGAGGGCAACAAGAAGCTCAGCAAGCGCGACCCGGAGTCGAACCTGTTCCTGCACCGAGACCGCGGCTTCCTGCCCGAGGGGCTGCTCAACTACCTCTCGCTGCTCGGCTGGTCGCTCACCCACGACCGCGACGTGTTCACGACCGAGGAGATGATCGCGGCATTCGACGTCACCGATGTGAACCCGAACCCGGCCCGATTCGACCTCAAGAAGGCCGAGTCGATCAACGGCGACCACATTCGGATGCTGCCGGTCGACGAGTTCGCTCGGCGCCTCGCCCCCTACCTCGGTGAGCTCGTCTCGCTGCCGGAGGACGAGCCGATGCTTCGCGCCGCCGCCCCGCTCGTGCAGGAGCGCATGCAGCTGCTCGGCGAGGCGCCGGGGCTGCTTGCCTTCCTGTTCACCGCAGATGACGAGATCGCCTGGGATGCCGACGCGCTACCCAAGGCGGACGCCCGCCCCACCCTCGACGCCGCGCTCGCCGCGCTGAGCGCGCTCGAGGACTGGACGACGGAGACGACGGAGGATGCCCTGCGCACCGCCCTGATCGACGGCCTCGGCCTCAAGCCACGAATCGCCTTCGGGCCGGTGCGCTCGGCGATCTCGGGTCGCCGGATCAGCCCGCCGCTGTTCGAGTCGATGGAGCTGCTCGGCAAGGCGTCGACGATCGCCCGCATCGAGAGGCTCGCGGCGACCCTATGA
- a CDS encoding NAD(P)/FAD-dependent oxidoreductase translates to MTRDTVPETTDGLYDVAVIGAGPGGLSAALNLVRARRRTIVLDGNRPRNAATFHSHGFITRDGVSPLELRGLAREELKEYPNYEYHQTMVASVAQTDEGFLVATKGPGFTTTEFRARTIVIATGVSELMPALPTLRAFYGTSIHSCIECDGYEERDKAIAILGDTDDLAERAILASQWSSDVIVFAGATGGVTDDEESELAARGIRVDRRTVVDVVGDRTGLTGILLDDGETVARDAAFVRPIYEPRLGYLESLGLVRAGDGYLAVDAEGRTSLTGVYAAGDSASPGPRQLIVAAGQGARVASALNRDLLSVRPAVTVTG, encoded by the coding sequence ATGACCCGCGACACCGTGCCCGAGACGACCGATGGGCTGTACGACGTCGCCGTGATTGGCGCGGGCCCCGGCGGTCTCAGCGCGGCGCTGAACCTCGTGCGCGCGCGTCGCCGCACGATTGTGCTCGACGGCAACCGGCCCCGCAACGCCGCGACCTTCCACTCCCACGGCTTCATCACGCGCGACGGCGTCTCGCCGCTCGAGCTGCGCGGCCTCGCGCGCGAGGAGCTGAAGGAGTACCCGAACTACGAGTACCACCAAACGATGGTGGCGTCGGTCGCGCAGACCGACGAGGGGTTCCTCGTCGCCACGAAGGGACCGGGCTTCACCACAACCGAGTTCCGCGCCCGCACCATCGTGATCGCGACGGGCGTCAGCGAACTCATGCCGGCGCTGCCTACGCTGCGGGCGTTCTACGGCACCAGCATCCACAGCTGCATCGAGTGCGACGGGTACGAGGAGCGCGACAAGGCCATTGCCATCCTCGGCGACACCGATGACCTCGCCGAGCGGGCGATCCTCGCCTCCCAGTGGAGCAGCGACGTCATCGTCTTCGCCGGCGCCACCGGAGGCGTCACCGACGACGAGGAGTCGGAGCTCGCCGCGCGCGGCATCCGGGTCGACCGTCGTACGGTCGTCGATGTCGTCGGCGACCGTACCGGGCTCACCGGCATCCTGCTCGACGACGGCGAGACCGTCGCCCGCGACGCCGCCTTCGTGCGGCCCATCTACGAACCCCGGCTCGGCTACCTCGAGAGCCTCGGCCTTGTTCGGGCAGGCGACGGCTATCTTGCCGTGGATGCCGAGGGGCGCACGTCCCTGACCGGCGTCTACGCCGCCGGCGACTCGGCCTCGCCCGGGCCACGCCAGCTCATCGTCGCGGCGGGCCAGGGGGCGAGGGTCGCCTCGGCGCTCAACCGGGACCTGCTCTCGGTGAGACCGGCCGTCACCGTGACGGGCTGA
- a CDS encoding fumarylacetoacetate hydrolase family protein, which produces MKIARFSSGGDPRYGIVDDDDLVVLAGDPMFSGFDTTGERIPLADVKLLAPVIPRSKVICVGLNYADHKADMGDVGPKNPLIFLKPNTAVVGPGDTIVIPPVDGRIVHEGELVIVIGKIGKQIAAADYADYIFGYTIGNDVSARDVMFADGQWARAKGYDTFAPIGPWIETDIDAQNLAITTFVDGEPRRVGTTSDMIHKIPEIIEFCSDVWTLLPGDIIMTGTPAGLGGFVDGQTVDITIEGIGTLSNPARNRA; this is translated from the coding sequence GTGAAAATCGCGCGTTTCAGCTCTGGTGGAGATCCTCGTTACGGAATCGTCGACGACGACGACCTTGTAGTCCTCGCCGGAGACCCCATGTTCAGCGGCTTCGACACGACCGGCGAGCGCATCCCGCTCGCCGATGTGAAGCTCCTCGCCCCCGTCATCCCGCGGTCGAAGGTCATCTGTGTCGGCCTCAACTACGCCGACCACAAGGCCGACATGGGCGACGTCGGGCCGAAGAACCCCCTCATCTTTCTGAAGCCCAACACGGCGGTCGTCGGCCCCGGCGATACGATCGTCATCCCGCCGGTCGACGGGCGCATCGTGCACGAGGGCGAGCTCGTCATCGTGATCGGCAAGATCGGCAAACAGATCGCGGCGGCCGACTACGCCGACTACATCTTCGGCTACACGATCGGCAACGACGTGTCGGCGCGCGACGTGATGTTTGCGGACGGCCAGTGGGCCAGGGCCAAGGGCTATGACACCTTCGCACCGATCGGTCCGTGGATTGAGACCGACATCGACGCGCAGAACCTCGCCATCACGACGTTCGTCGACGGCGAGCCGCGCCGGGTCGGCACGACCTCTGACATGATCCACAAGATCCCTGAGATTATCGAGTTCTGCTCGGATGTCTGGACGCTGCTGCCCGGCGACATCATCATGACGGGCACCCCGGCGGGCCTTGGTGGGTTCGTCGATGGCCAGACTGTCGACATCACGATCGAGGGAATCGGCACCCTGTCGAATCCCGCGCGCAACCGCGCCTGA
- a CDS encoding helix-turn-helix transcriptional regulator → MTKRSVPLRPHVQDALTVWGQLIRLARADRGWTAKELAGRANVSEQTVLAAEAGGRGTAVGTMMDLADLVGVPIFGIEDRSELAIRRQRGEEMLALIPSRVYRPKQGAVDDDF, encoded by the coding sequence ATGACCAAACGTAGCGTGCCGCTGCGGCCGCATGTCCAAGACGCGCTCACTGTTTGGGGACAGCTCATTCGTCTGGCCCGGGCCGACCGCGGATGGACTGCAAAGGAACTGGCTGGCCGGGCTAACGTATCTGAGCAGACGGTGCTGGCAGCCGAGGCGGGAGGCCGAGGCACTGCCGTCGGCACCATGATGGACCTCGCCGACCTTGTCGGCGTGCCAATCTTCGGCATCGAGGACCGCTCGGAACTCGCTATCCGCCGCCAGCGCGGGGAGGAGATGCTCGCGCTCATCCCCAGTCGGGTCTACCGCCCAAAGCAGGGAGCTGTCGATGACGACTTCTGA